ACGGAATATTTGCTGGCAGCGCCGATATCCCGCAGGCGTCTTATGAGAAGCTATTTACTCATCTCTATTATTTTTGGTTTTTTTGTTTTGCTGTTTGCTGTAATAGGCCTATGGTCTGCTGGAACAGCAGTAATGGATGAACCTATTTCTTTTGATAGGATGTTTACTGCTGCAATGGTTTATTTACCAGCAATGTGGGTCATGATTGGCGTTGTAGTATTTTTTATTGGCTTGTTACCACAAGTAACCAGCTTGGTTTGGTTCTATTTAGGTTATTCATTTTTTGTTGTGTATTTAGGAGGATTGCTTCAATTTTCCGATTTACTGACGAAACTATCACCCTTCGGTCATGTTCCCAAAGTACCCATTGAAGATATAAATTTCACCCCGATTTTCATCATGACTGCTATAGCAGTCATGTTAACGATGATTGGTTTTATAGGATATAAGCACCGGGATATAGAAGGATAAGCATGATAAACCTATAAAACCGAATCCGCTGTTTCCTTCAAGTCTATTTGTACCCAAACTTTTGTTCCTTTATTTGGTTGGCTTTCTATGCCGTAGTCAAAAGCATGAGTTTCCAAAATGTTTTTGACTATGGACATACCAAGTCCCGTACCACTGTTACTATCTCTTTTTCTTGATTTTTCCGCCTTATAAAACCTGTCCCATATATAGGGCAAATCCTTTTTTAAGATTCCTTTACCATGATCAATTACTTCTATCCTCACGTCATGATCTGCATTCAGTAGTCTAATTTGTATTTCACCATTTTCGTAGGAGTGGTTGATTGCATTGTTAATAATATTGTAAAAGACTTGATACATTTTGTCTTTGTCTGCACAAATCATCTTTTTTTTATCTTCAGCTTCCAAGGTAATCTTAACATGTTTATTCTCTGCAAAAAAACTTAGGTTATCAATGATACAATCCAAAAGTTCGTTTAAAGAAAATTTTTCCCATACCAATGTCATATGTCCTGATTCCATCTTAGATAAATAAAGGATATCCTCAATCATACCATTTAATCGATCGGACTCATCAATAATCACTTGAAGGTATTGTTCCCTGTCTTTTGCAGAAAAATTTTCCATATCCTTTACTAATTCAGCATAGGCCTTAATCAAACTAAGGGGGGTTTTTAGTTCATGGGATATATTTGCAATAAACTCTTTTCTAAGGGCATCTATTTTACTAAGCTGTGTTGCCATGTCGTTAATGGTTTCTCCTAAAGTTCCTATTTCATCATTGGACTGATGGTTTACCTTAACAGAAAAGTTTCCTTTTGCTATCTGTTTAGAGGCATCAATAATCTTCATAATGGGTTTTGTAAAAAACTTAGCAAAGGAGAAGGCTAATATTGTTCCTATTGCTAAGGAAAGAATAGAAATAACAGATAGTTGCTTTTTTAAAATAGTTATAGTCTCTTCTATTGGGTATAAAGGTGAAGAGATAATAATATTTCCTAATATTTCTTCTTTATTAAAGATAGGCATCCCCACTATAATAGATGCTTCAGGCCCCCTTGGACGCTTTTTATGGATAATAAAGGGACGACCCTCGTAAACATGTGACATAATAGTCTCATCTGCTAAAACTCCTGTAGAAAATCTTCTTTCATCTTTATTTGTTTCATGGTGATTTATCAGATATTTATCGGTATCAGGCACATCTAACAATACATTGCCTTCTTTATCGAGAATCAGCAGGAAGGCATGCATAGAAGCACTAAATTTTTGAATTTCTTCTATGACTTTATTAGGTATCGTATCAGAATCCTTCGTCTCTATCATCATAGCGCCTAGCTTTTTTGCTTCATTCGTTAGTATATATTCTCTTTCACGAATATAAAATTGATTTAATAATCCTACTTGAAATAACCAAATAATTAATAAAATAATGAGCACCAAAACAGTGAAACAAAGCCACAGCTTGCCGAGTATAGTTTTCATTTTAATCCCCTATCTTTAACTT
The sequence above is drawn from the Clostridium formicaceticum genome and encodes:
- a CDS encoding GAF domain-containing sensor histidine kinase, yielding MKTILGKLWLCFTVLVLIILLIIWLFQVGLLNQFYIREREYILTNEAKKLGAMMIETKDSDTIPNKVIEEIQKFSASMHAFLLILDKEGNVLLDVPDTDKYLINHHETNKDERRFSTGVLADETIMSHVYEGRPFIIHKKRPRGPEASIIVGMPIFNKEEILGNIIISSPLYPIEETITILKKQLSVISILSLAIGTILAFSFAKFFTKPIMKIIDASKQIAKGNFSVKVNHQSNDEIGTLGETINDMATQLSKIDALRKEFIANISHELKTPLSLIKAYAELVKDMENFSAKDREQYLQVIIDESDRLNGMIEDILYLSKMESGHMTLVWEKFSLNELLDCIIDNLSFFAENKHVKITLEAEDKKKMICADKDKMYQVFYNIINNAINHSYENGEIQIRLLNADHDVRIEVIDHGKGILKKDLPYIWDRFYKAEKSRKRDSNSGTGLGMSIVKNILETHAFDYGIESQPNKGTKVWVQIDLKETADSVL